One window of Vespa velutina chromosome 2, iVesVel2.1, whole genome shotgun sequence genomic DNA carries:
- the LOC124947246 gene encoding uncharacterized protein LOC124947246, which yields MGLDIKKISRFLLYFILIDFNFANNNNDNRSKDEIDDASVYRLPKNVIPISYDLRILTKLAANDFHYEAEVRITLKILEKTNTIILHAHKLRIDKDKSCLYKGTDKISIDHQYFDTNRQFYIIKCMKCLEIGQYILVLSFVGDIQDDVFGFYRSSYEVDGQKKWIGITQFSPTYARQAFPCMDEPHLKATFTISIGHYSNQMATSNTDIKTIEKVDKYYRLTTFLTTPRMSTYLVGWSVHDYVVEISESSRDFKIWTRDSMRSHGSFALNQGWLIYSALQDWMKVENPIKKMDQFAVPDFNFRAMENWGMITYRESIVLFQNGTVPTRKMVDGLATMAHEYAHTWFGNLVTPEFWNVAWLKEGFVSYFQYFGVSLVQPTWKMMDMFVVDYVQPTLLSDSVNHDRSMNSQNVGSPSSIMATLDFVTYRKGASIIRMIKHAFGENVFQKGLHHYLSEMSYRAARPYDLYRYLQRAIDTSSNSTKDRKFVKDVVESWANQVGYPLITITRNYTRHWALVSQERFYLNRGTRKINNNDKERTWWIPLTFATRSSIIDFQRILPKLWLCPWDKRTMISNFRDTDWVLFNVQQIGFYRVNYDETNWKMLIDHLRSKEFISIPSVNRAALLDDAFNLARAGYIDYSIPFDLSKYLKREMDYEPWLAAVNNFMFLNRILNKVSKVHKAFQKYAENLILPIYELLGFTEDSSDNVRTKLQREIILSASCALNNAHCLETSKILFNSWISLNETILPDLKSFVYCIGIRNGNDEDWFKMWKKYLDADLHIEQELLLSALGCSRNPILLNKYLNVSISRNSTIRKQYRFSIVTAVTNGNPENVDHTLEFVENNLESIIDSQGYDFLGKMFISIGEHMTTTEQTNKLRRFIDQNIKRLGSASKAAEKAIDSAAENAKWVEKYASLIAIKTGSLQKGVPLLFAKMASMRVLIPLALLVVITLAEYPSSSFLDNEIIQYEENRASPEESKKSGDFETFIDEEDFSHAKNETNDYRLLSTIKPHHYNIDLKINLTKFYENYYKYNGKVTIDLEVTENTTKIKFHCDKSFLELGTIKLFNKKEEINVTISNVNNNNIVILDVENVLSPDNYTLILPYIGTVSDKDRGFYKGSYLGEDGKTRWYVATHFESISARSAFPCFDEPALKATFNLSITYDKGYIAISNTIGETKEVENNQQKTSFKTTPKMSTYLIAYAITADFKSYNKSNIMVYSRPKPTADNMIEYAAEVSDKVLTQLEKYTDIKYSSMMEKMEQIALPLLAPGAMENWGLVTYRETAILYNENVNGTFDKQRVANIIAHELTHQWFGNLVTPEWWNYIWLNEGFATYFQYFIIDKIYPDWRYMDQFNVLSLQTKAFHFDGDGEKTRSMNSIEKSENEINDLFDDIAYDKAAAVIRMFSHVIGEDKFQNGLREYLNLNKYGTVNSTVLFKSLNNATDMKNFPEINLVTFFEHWVNQSGYPVITVTKNRKENDTSITVEQNPFYLVKPTEEKLSENKTWYVPLNYIQQTEDKNFNDTSVKSWLNESSITIKDNIQEKGWIIFNVQQTGYYRVNYDMETWSDIIKYLGTDDFTDIHSLNRAQLIDDAFHLAYADLLNITISLDLIKSLEKETDYIVWKSAFKILSKLNNLLDRTEYYSYFLNFVHPITQKLFINLKLFENKNETHLENLLKVDAAKWACEIGLEFFENYSTQQFNLWLNKAQNATIPQDLKKVIFCGALRKANETVWINTLNKYILSKDVEEKTLILSSLGCSSSRDILKNFLDITVQEDSNFIKQLPEVFRTIYSNSAVGLEIVLDFISENIDKLQKYDGNFNKNIVNIFTELANRIAINKDIGTLNEINFQLIKIKELEDKLNEGVEIAKRNNLFFKKHDENIQKWLGVSTENQNVTTSKPNSASSFSFSIALMTVSLLLVKLRMTKVKALLALILLLARNSRTLPLEDESSKEDGNMDEELPEASYRLSNNVVPIHYDIKLIPYLDEDNFTFDGETNVRFNLQKVTQALDFHAKELTFDETDTYVEGEDGQKYKPIVFTYVNATEIMTISFEKCMQKGLYTFHVKFTGILNDELSGFYRSSYTNDNGKRVWLATTQFQATSARRAFPCWDEPSLKATFNVSIKHQTNYTALSNMPVYEQSMIDENDGKVWTHFQKTPVMSTYILAFVVSDFVKISNTDGTINVWSRKDVIPLINFGYEVIQKAVVLLEEYTNSSVRVPKMDHVLIPNFLHGAMENWGLVTYLEDNLLYNPNKNSLKEKTWTAMVVSHELTHQWFGNVVSPTWWDHVWLNEGFASFFQYYITDKIFPNWKLMQSFASSMQQHSFSIDVHPYDKPIGRNVSKPKDIEDLFSSVQYMKTPSLLRMLLHVVTDEVFHTSLIKYLQKYQYSNALPDDLWYQIQNGVDETPEIPRGKFRVKEMMDTWIYQSSYPLVTVDRNYITGEVTITQEIIKHHVSTNNVTSTDKNDISKRNKWWIPINYATRTNTNFSSTLPIYWLDPTNDSITINGIDTDDWILLNVQQTGHYRVNYDDANWIKLANYLNSPDYEKIHVINRAQIIQDSYNMFITKKINLTIFLELSNYLSHEVDYIVWCPIFDIFIRYVGSMLETTEGSELIQPYILNLMNKVIDGVGFDINPDDDYITQLTKIDIRKWACHFDHIGCIIKANAELIAHLESSNESDYPLYLKEWIYCYGMNNANESTWNKLLDIYVNDTMSIGRSLACIKNMTLIEKYLNMIIAENSSFTSENLCDIFVSLFYKGSYITDLMADFVIKYWDVLNSRSNLQTLSKFMILTATSKNKLQEVKSFLEKKEGILKEENMTKLIKKRERTLTTYEQILDEFRAWRKSKENITIEQSLVNSVINCVPNLLNLRKRLNRMLEKLIKLFFVFVTIEAFSLLSINHKNVTIESDTIVYRLPTNIVPIHYDLKLESNIMVGDFNFTGEIDIKIEVREPTKLVVLNWKNLTINETQSHLEKDNGESLSPKEHRYEPYREMLTLVFDKIIDSTVYTLHLKFSGILSTDLYGFFRSSYINENGDTMWFAVTHFQPISARRAFPCWDEPAFKTTFNISLKHHANYTALSNMPVFERSFTDESNDTVWTRFEKTPIMATNILAFIISDFEHISIPERNIKIWARKSVIPSIYFLLEVIQKIDDELNKYMPNSIMVPKIDHVALPDYSSQGTENWGLITYREKSLVYKENETTIDEMDRILMLIAHELAHQWFGNLVGPRWWKYMWMSEGFAAYFQYYITDKAFNDTRMMDKFLIEAMQEIAFHVDTCPDQSPMNNNVSRPSDIPYIYSLITYRKAPIVLRMLSHCISEEIFKAGLLKYISENKYKTTVPDDLWRSLQVILNQSNVPHEDFEIKTMMDTWTEQEGYPTIVVNRDYDTGTVQVRQFSSKSSSPSNQVCYNKWWVPLNFATQTNPDFSSTLPTYWLNPSEDTKTIKSLPTDGWIIFNIQQTGYYRVHYDQENWKRIARYLNSDDYRNIHVLNRIQIIDDAFNSVMGNDIPISIFGMIINYLSQETDPIVWKVVFRIFSQMNYYIQTPRTAAILKPYLQHLLNDKLKDMDYNDNPEEDSWTRRMKQIIKHIACKIDVPECYGNATAQLAEYLKNPKSIIIQPDSQKWVFCSGLRNANESVWNGVLNNYVKDRKRQWLTYLTCSENRTILNNYLVMTFSEDSPISKSDIETVLNDMMIKSEISFDTLVDFISKNLNEIFSTTDKIDNILNSISYRITTREQLKKMIAIFASKGKPLNKMIYYFERKLVQIDEIIPIFQEFVQTAVN from the exons ATGGGtttggatataaaaaaaatttcacgttttcttctttatttcattttaattgattttaatttcgcgaataacaacaacgataatcGTTCAAAAGACGAAATCGATGATGCTTCAGTATACAGATTACCAAAAAATGTAATTCCAATTTCCTATGATCTacgaatattaacaaaattggCTGCAAATGACTTTCACTATGAGGCCGAAGTTCGGATAACGCtcaaaatattggaaaaaacgaatacaataatattgcaTGCTCATAAGCTAAGAATAGATAAGGATAAATCTTGTTTATACAAAGGAAccgataaaatttcaattgacCATCAATACTTCGATACAAATAGACAATTCTATATCATCAAATGCATGAAATGTTTAGAAATTGGACAATATATTTTGGTTCTTTCTTTTGTGGGAGATATTCAGGATGACGTATTTGGATTTTATAGAAGTTCCTACGAGGTGGATGGACAAAAGAA ATGGATTGGTATAACACAATTTTCACCTACTTACGCTCGGCAAGCGTTTCCGTGCATGGACGAACCGCATTTAAAAGCGACATTTACAATAAGCATTGGTCATTATTCTAATCAAATGGCCACTAGTAATACCgatataaaaacgattgaGAAAGT CGATAAGTATTATCGTCTTACGACGTTCTTGACTACTCCACGGATGTCAACGTATCTCGTTGGATGGTCAGTACATGATTACGTAGTCGAAATTTCAGAATCCTCAAGAGATTTTAAGATCTGGACAAGAGACAGCATGCGATCTCATGGTAGCTTTGCCTTGAATCAAGGCTGGTTAATTTATTCAGCTTTACAAGATTGGATGAAAGTGGAAaatccgataaaaaaaatggacCAATTTGCTGTGCCTGATTTCAACTTTCGCGCTATGGAAAATTGGGGTATGATAACGTATCGCGAGTCGATAGTCCTATTTCAGAATGGAACAGTTCCAACGAGAAAAATGGTTGATGGCTTGGCCACTATGGCACATGAATATGCGCACACGTGGTTCGGGAATTTGGTAACGCCAGAATTTTGGAATGTCGCTTGGTTAAAAGAGGGCTTTGTCTCGTACTTCCAATATTTTGGAGTCTCTTTGGTACAACCAACATGGAAAATGATGGATATGTTTGTCGTTGATTACGTTCAACCGACTCTTCTCTCGGATTCCGTGAATCACGATAGATCCATGAACAGTCAAAACGTCGGAAGTCCTAGCAGTATCATGGCTACGCTAGATTTTGTTACGTATAGAAAAG GAGCGTCCATAATTCGAATGATAAAACATGCATTTGGTGAGAATGTCTTTCAGAAAGGATTGCATCATTATTTAAGCGAAAT gTCGTATCGAGCCGCTAGACCATACGACttgtatcgttatttacaGAGAGCTATTGATACGTCATCGAATAGCACGAAGGACCGTAAATTTGTCAAGGACGTTGTTGAATCTTGGGCAAATCAAGTGGGATATCctttgataacgataacgcgAAACTACACGAGACATTGGGCATTGGTATCTCAAGAACGATTTTATCTTAATCGAGGCACGAGAAAAATCAACAACAATGATAAAGAACGCACATGGTGGATACCTCTGACCTTCGCTACGAGGTCGTCTATCATCGATTTTCAAAGGATTCTCCCGAAGCTCTGGCTGTGCCCTTGGGATAAGAGGACGATGATTTCGAACTTTCGCGACACCGATTGGGTGCTCTTCAACGTCCAGCAAATCGGATTCTACCGAGTCAATTACGACGAGACCAATTGGAAAATGCTTATTGATCACCTTAGATCAAAGGAGTTTATCTCCATTCCCTCGGTGAACCGAGCGGCTCTCCTCGACGATGCTTTTAATCTGGCAAGAGCAGGATATATAGATTATTCGATTCCATTCGACTTGTCCAAGTATCTTAAGAGAGAGATGGACTACGAGCCTTGGCTCGCCGCCGTTAATAATTTCATGTTTCTCAATCGAATCCTGAATAAAGTATCGAAGGTTCATAAAGCGTTccag aaATACGCGGAAAATCTGATTCTGCCTATATACGAGTTATTGGGATTCACGGAGGATTCGTCCGATAACGTCCGGACAAAACTTCAACGGGAGATAATATTATCGGCTTCGTGCGCGCTCAATAACGCTCACTGCCTCGAGacatcgaaaatattatttaattcgtgGATATCGTTGAATGaaac aatattacCTGATTTGAAAAGTTTCGTCTATTGCATTGGCATACGTAACGGGAATGATGAGGATTGGTTTAAAATGTGGAAAAAATATCTCGATGCAGATTTACATATCGAACAAGAACTTTTGTTGTCTGCACTCGGATGTAGTCGAAATCCTATTTTATTGAATAA ATATCTGAATGTGTCGATTTCTCGAAATTCGACAATTCGTAAGCAATACAGATTTTCGATAGTTACTGCTGTTACGAACGGTAATCCAGAAAATGTCGATCATACTTTAGAATTCGTTGAAAACAATCTCGAAAGCATTATTGATTC aCAAGGATACGATTTCTTAGGTAAGATGTTTATTTCTATAGGAGAGCATATGACAACTAcggaacaaacaaacaag ctTCGTCGTTTCAtcgatcaaaatataaaacgttTAGGATCGGCCTCAAAAGCAGCAGAGAAAGCGATTGATTCTGCTGCTGAAAACGCAAAGTGGGTTGAAAAGTATGCATCTCTCATTGCTATA AAGACTGGATCATTGCAGAAGGGAGTACCGTTACTTTTTGCCAAAATGGCTTCCATGAGAGTGTTAATACCGTTGGCATTGCTCGTGGTGATAACATTGGCCGAATATCCATCATCGTCATTCTTGGATAATGAAATTATCCAATATGAGGAAAATAGAGCAAGTCCTGAAGAAAGCAAAAAGTCTGGAGATTTTGAGACTTTTATTGATGAAGAAGATTTTAGTCATgcaaaaaacgaaacaaatgaTTACAGATTACTTTCTACAATTAAACCACATCATTATAACATTGACTTAAAAATAAACTTAACGAAATTCTACGAAaactattacaaatataatggaaaagtTACGATAGATTTGGAAGTAACAGAAAATACGACCAAAATCAAATTCCATTGTGATAAATCGTTCCTCGAGTTGGGTACGATAAAATTGTTcaataagaaggaagaaattaaCGTTACAATATCTAAcgtaaacaataataatattgtgatACTTGATGTAGAAAATGTATTATCTCCAgataattatactttaatattGCCGTACATTGGAACAGTAAGTGATAAGGATAGAGGATTTTATAAGGGTTCTTACTTAGGTGAAGACGGCAAAACGag atggTATGTAGCGACACATTTTGAATCAATCAGTGCACGAAGCGCATTCCCATGCTTCGATGAACCAGCTCTAAAGGCAACCTTCAATCTTTCAATAACATATGACAAAGGATACATTGCGATCTCGAATACAATCGGAGAGACGAAAGaagttgaaaataatcaaCAAAAGACAAGTTTCAAAACAACTCCAAAAATGTCCACGTATCTTATAGCATACGCCATAACTGCTGATTttaaatcgtataataaaagtaatataatggTATATTCAAGACCGAAACCTACTGCAGATAACATGATCGAATATGCTGCAGAAGTTAGTGACAAAGTGTTGACACAACTGGAAAAATATACTGACATTAAGTACTCATCTATGATGGAAAAGATGGAACAAATTGCTCTTCCTTTATTGGCACCGGGTGCAATGGAGAACTGGGGTCTCGTGACGTACAG AGAAACTGCCATTCTCTATAACGAGAATGTAAACGGGACTTTCGACAAGCAACGTGTGGCGAATATAATCGCTCACGAGCTTACACATCAATGGTTTGGAAATTTAGTCACCCCTGAATGGTGGAATTATATTTGGCTTAACGAAGGATTTGCTACTTATTTCCAATACTTTATCATCGATAAA ATCTATCCTGACTGGCGTTACATGGATCAATTTAACGTATTATCTCTTCAAACTAAAGCATTCCATTTCGATGGGGATGGAGAAAAGACACGATCTATGAATAGCATAGAAAAGagcgaaaatgaaattaacgatTTATTCGATGATATTGCTTACGACAAAG ctGCTGCTGTCATCCGCATGTTCTCTCATGTCATTGGAGAGGATAAGTTTCAGAATGGTCTACGAGAATATCTTAACTTAAA CAAGTACGGTACAGTGAATTCAACGGTTCTTTTCAAATCTCTCAATAATGCCACAGACATGAAGAATTTTCCAGAAATTAACTTGGTGACATTTTTTGAACATTGGGTCAACCAATCAGGATACCCAGTAATTACTGTGactaagaatagaaaagaaaatgatacatCGATCACTGTAGAACAAAACCCGTTTTATTTGGTAAAACCTACAGAAGAAAAGTTATCTGAAAATAAGACCTGGTATGTTCCTCTGAACTATATACAACAAACAGaagataagaattttaatgatacTTCCGTTAAATCTTGGTTGAATGAGTCCTCGATAacaattaaagataatatccaAGAAAAAGGTTGGATTATCTTTAACGTGCAACAAACTG GATATTATCGTGTTAATTACGATATGGAAACATGGagcgatattattaaatatttgggCACGGATGATTTTACGGATATTCATTCCTTGAACCGTGCTCAATTGATCGATGACGCTTTCCATTTGGCATATGCTGATCTTTTGAACATCACTATCAGTTTGGATTTAATCAAGAGTCTCGAAAAAGAAACCGATTACATCGTATGGAAGTCAGCGTTTAAGATTTTATCAAAGTTGAACAATCTATTGGACCGAACAGAATATTACAGTTACTTTTTg AATTTTGTTCATCCAATTactcaaaaattatttattaatctgaagctctttgaaaataagaatgaaacaCATCTGGAAAATCTTCTTAAGGTAGATGCCGCAAAATGGGCTTGCGAGATTGGAttagaatttttcgaaaacTATTCTACTCAACAATTTAATCTGTGGTTAAATAAAGCTCAAAATGCTAC TATTCCTcaagatttgaaaaaagtaatattctGTGGGGCCTTAAGGAAAGCCAATGAGACTGTTTGGATAAACACTTTGAACAAATACATACTATCTAAAGACGTTGAAGAGAAGACACTAATTCTTTCATCCTTGGGTTGTTCTTCATCACGggacattttgaaaaatttccttGATATAACTGTTCAGGAAGATTCTAATTTCATAAAACAATTGCCGGAAGTTTTTCGAACAATATACTCCAACAGTGCTGTTGGTCTTGAAATTGTTCTTGATTTCATTTCcgaaaatattgataagttGCAAAAATA TGATGGAAACTTCAACAAGAATATAGTGAATATATTTACCGAACTTGCAAACAGAATTGCTATTAATAAGGATATTGGCACg ctaaatgaaattaactttcaactaattaaaattaaagaactGGAGGATAAATTGAACGAAGGTGTGGAAATTGCAAAGAGGAACAATCTATTCTTCAAAAAGCATGATGAAAACATTCAGAAATGGTTAGGAGTTTCGACTGAAAATCAAAATGTAACAACTTCTAAACCAAATAGTGCTAGTTCTTTTAGCTTTAGCATTGCCCTAATGACTGTATCTTTATTACTCGTAAAACTAcgt ATGACAAAAGTTAAAGCATTACTTGCTTTGATTCTATTATTGGCCAGAAATTCAAGGACACTTCCTCTCGAAGATGAAAGTTCGAAGGAAGATGGAAACATGGATGAGGAACTACCGGAAGCTTCATATCGTTTAAGTAACAACGTGGTACCTATACACTACGATATCAAATTAATACCGTATTTGGATGAGGATAATTTCACCTTTGACGGTGAGACAAACGTCCGTTTTAATCTACAAAAGGTGACACAGGCTTTGGATTTCCACGCTAAAGAATTAACATTCGATGAGACTGATACGTATGTAGAAGGCGAAGATGGTCAGAAATACAAGCCGATCGTATTCACGTACGTCAACGCAACAGAAATCATGACGATAAGTTTCGAAAAATGTATGCAAAAAGGTTTGTACACATTCCACGTCAAGTTCACGGGTATTCTCAACGATGAATTGTCAGGATTTTACAGGAGCTCTTACACGAATGATAATGGCAAAAGAGT atggTTAGCAACAACACAATTCCAAGCGACGTCCGCTCGACGAGCTTTTCCATGTTGGGACGAACCCTCTTTGAAAGCAACGTTCAACGTTTCCATAAAACATCAAACAAACTACACAGCCCTCTCGAATATGCCGGTTTACGAGCAATCGATGATAGACGAAAATGATGGAAAAGTCTGGACACATTTTCAAAAGACTCCCGTTATGTCCACTTACATCCTAGCTTTCGTGGTATcagattttgttaaaatttcgAATACTGATGGTACAATTAATGTTTGGTCGAGAAAAGACGTCATTCCTTTGATTAACTTCGGTTATGAGGTCATTCAAAAAGCTGTTGTCCTTCTCGAAGAATACACGAATAGTTCGGTGCGTGTACCAAAAATGGATCACGTCCTTATTCCTAATTTTCTTCATGGAGCCATGGAGAACTGGGGTCTCGTAACTTACTT AGAAGATAATTTGCTATACAATCCGAATAAAAATTCTCTGAAGGAAAAAACTTGGACAGCGATGGTCGTTAGTCACGAATTGACGCATCAATGGTTCGGTAATGTTGTTAGTCCTACTTGGTGGGATCATGTTTGGTTAAACGAGGGCTTCGCAtcgttttttcaatattatattaccgATAAG ATCTTTCCAAATTGGAAATTGATGCAATCATTCGCGTCAAGTATGCAACAACATAGCTTTAGCATCGATGTACATCCCTACGACAAGCCCATCGGTCGGAATGTGAGTAAACCTAAGGATATCGAGGATCTTTTCTCCAGTGTACAATATATGAAGA CGCCGTCTTTATTGCGTATGTTATTGCACGTTGTCACTGACGAAGTATTTCATACCAGTCTCATTAAATATCTTCAAAAATA TCAGTACAGCAACGCTCTGCCCGACGATTTATGGTATCAAATTCAAAATGGTGTAGATGAGACACCAGAAATACCACGCGGCAAATTTCGCGTAAAAGAAATGATGGATACTTGGATATATCAAAGTAGTTATCCTCTCGTAACAGTAGATAGAAATTATATCACTGGCGAGGTAACGATCActcaagaaattattaaacatcATGTTAGTACCAACAATGTGACTTCGACTGACAAAAATGATATAAGTAAGCGCAATAAATGGTGGATACCTATAAATTATGCAACAAGAACGAATACCAACTTTTCATCTACGCTACCTATTTACTGGTTGGATCCAACTAACGATAGCATTACTATCAATGGTATCGATACTGATGATTGGATATTATTAAACGTACAACAAACTG GACATTATCGCGTTAATTACGACGACGCAAATTGGATAAAGTTGGCTAATTATCTAAACTCACCTGATTACGAAAAGATACACGTTATTAATCGAGCACAAATCATTCAAGACTCTTATAACATGTTCATTACgaagaagataaatttaacgatattCTTAGAGTTGtctaattatttatcacaCGAAGTGGATTATATCGTATGGTGTCCTatcttcgatatatttattagatatgtAGGAAGTATGTTAGAAACCACCGAAGGTAGCGAACTTATTCAG CCGTATATTTTGAACTTAATGAATAAAGTTATAGACGGTGTAGGTTTCGATATTAATCCTGACGATGATTATATAACTCAATTGACAAAAATTGACATTAGGAAATGGGCTTGTCATTTTGATCATATCGGATGCATAATAAAAGCCAATGCCGAATTGATTGCACATTTAGAGTCTTCTAATGAAAGCGA TTATCCgttatatttgaaagaatgGATTTATTGCTATGGAATGAATAATGCAAACGAATCGACATGGAATAagttattagatatatacgtgAACGATACTATGTCTATTGGACGTTCTTTGGCTTGCATCAAAAATATGACTCTCATTGAAAAGTATTTGAATATGATTATAGCGGAAAATTCGTCTTTCACTTCGGAAAATTTATGCgatatttttgtatctttattttataaaggaTCATATATAACAGATTTAATGGCtgattttgttataaaatattgggACGTATTGAATTCTCG TTCAAATTTACAAACTCTGTCTAAGTTTATGATACTAACAGCTACGAGCAAAAATAAGTTACAAGAG GTAAAATCGtttctggaaaaaaaagaaggaatacttaaagaagagaatatgacgaaattaataaaaaaaagagaacgaactCTTACAACTTATGAGCAAATATTAGATGAGTTTCGTGCATGGcgtaaaagtaaagaaaatata ACGATCGAACAATCTCTCGTTAATTCCGTAATTAATTGTGTCccaaatttattgaatttaagaAAACGGTTGAATAGAATGTTAGAAaagttaataaagttatttttcgtatttgtTACCATCGAAGcattttcccttttatcgataaatcataaaaatgttaCGATTGAAAGCGATACGATTGTTTATCGATTACCGACGAATATTGTACCAATACATTACGATTTGAAATTGGAATCGAATATCATGGTGggtgattttaattttaccgGTGAAATAGACATTAAGATCGAGGTTCGAGAGCCTACGAAGTTAGTAGTGTTAAATTGGAAGAATCTTACGATAAATGAAACGCAGAGCCATTTGGAAAAGGACAATGGCGAATCACTTTCACCAAAGGAGCATCGTTACGAACCGTATAGAGAAATGTTAACCCTCGTTTTTGACAAAATCATCGATTCTACTGTTTACACTTTACATTTGAAATTCTCAGGCATTCTTTCGACAGACTTATATGGCTTTTTCCGATCCTCTTACATTAATGAGAACGGCGATACAAT GTGGTTTGCGGTAACTCATTTTCAACCTATAAGTGCACGTCGTGCTTTTCCTTGCTGGGACGAACCAGCATTTAAAACAacttttaacatttctttGAAACATCATGCCAATTATACGGCCCTTTCAAATATGCCAGTATTCGAACGATCGTTTACTGACGAAAGTAATGATACAGTATGGACTCGTTTCGAGAAGACTCCGATCATGGCAACCAATATCTTAGCCTTTATAATCTCCGACTTCGAACATATTTCTATACCCGAGAGAAACATTAAGATTTGGGCAAGGAAATCAGTCATtccatcgatatattttttactcgaGGTCATTCAGAAAATAGATGACGAATTGAACAAATACATGCCTAATTCTATAATGGTACCCAAAATTGATCATGTTGCTCTTCCTGATTATAGTAGCCAGGGAACGGAAAATTGGGGTCTTATCACGTATag AGAAAAATCACTCGTgtataaagaaaacgaaactACCATAGATGAAATGGATAGGATCCTGATGCTAATTGCTCATGAATTGGCGCATCAGTGGTTTGGTAATCTGGTTGGTCCACGCTGGTGGAAATACATGTGGATGAGCGAAGGTTTTGCCGCGTACTTTCAATATTACATAACAGACAAG GCTTTCAATGACACACGAATGATGGATAAATTCCTCATAGAAGCTATGCAAGAGATTGCCTTCCACGTAGATACCTGTCCGGATCAATCTCCGATGAATAACAATGTTAGTAGACCTTCGGACATTCCTTACATCTATTCCCTTATCACTTATCGTAAAG CACCAATTGTTTTACGAATGTTGTCGCATTGTATATCTGAGGAAATTTTCAAGGCCGGTCTTCTCAAATATATTTCTGAAAA TAAATACAAGACCACTGTACCAGACGACTTATGGCGATCCTTGCAAGTTATTCTGAACCAGTCAAATGTGCCACACGAggatttcgaaataaaaacgatgatgGATACTTGGACGGAACAAGAAGGATATCCTACGATTGTCGTGAATCGAGATTACGATACCGGTACAGTGCAAGTGCGACAATTTAGTAGTAAGTCATCATCACCATCTAATCAAGTGTGTTATAACAAATGGTGGGTCCCTTTGAATTTTGCAACCCAAACTAATCCTGATTTTTCATCCACTTTACCGACATACTGGTTAAATCCATCGGAGGATACGAAGACGATCAAAAGTTTGCCTACAGATGGttggattatttttaatattcaacaaACTG gTTATTATCGCGTGCACTACGATCAAGAGAACTGGAAGAGAATAGCACGATATTTAAATTCCGATGATTACAGGAATATACACGTTTTAAATCGCATTCAAATAATTGACGATGCGTTTAACAGCGTAATGGGAAACGATatacctatctctatcttcggaatgataataaattatctttcgcAGGAAACCGATCCAATAGTGTGGAAAGTTGTGTTTCGTATATTTTCAcagatgaattattatattcaaactCCCAGAACTGCCGCTATTCTCAAG CCATATTTACAACATCTtcttaatgataaattaaaagatatggATTACAATGATAATCCGGAAGAAGATTCTTGGACGAGAAGAATGAAACAGATTATTAAACATATCGCTTGTAAAATCGACGTTCCTGAATGTTACGGAAATGCCACTGCTCAATTAGCTGAATATCTTAAAAATCCAAAATCAATAAT TATACAACCAGATTCACAAAAATGGGTTTTCTGTTCTGGATTACGAAATGCGAACGAGTCTGTATGGAATGgagttttaaataattacgtgAAAGATCGAAAAAGACAATGGTTAACATACCTCACGTGCTCGGAGAACCGGACTATTTTAAACAACTACTTGGTTATGACCTTTTCTGAAGATTCTCCAATTTCTAAATCTGATATCGAAACTGTATTAAACGATATGATGATTAAATCGGAGATCAGTTTTGATACACTGGTGGATTTCATTAGCaagaatttaaatgaaatattttctac aacggataaaatagataatattcttaattctatTTCATATAGGATTACTACGAGAGAACAACTTAAAAAG ATGATAGCTATATTTGCATCTAAAGGGAAGCCActgaataaaatgatatattattttgaaaggaAGTTGGTTCAAATCGATGAAATTATACCAATCTTTCAAGAGTTCGTTCAAACTGCAGTCAATTAA